A region from the uncultured Stenotrophomonas sp. genome encodes:
- a CDS encoding Transglycosylase-associated protein, which yields MSGLFGSGSWLYIILIGFIVGLLGRFLMPGNNRMGCLLTIVLGIAGAVFAGWFGREMGWYAAGQPAGFIGSIVGAVAILALLRLVSGGNKR from the coding sequence ATGAGCGGATTGTTCGGCAGCGGCAGCTGGCTTTACATCATCCTGATCGGCTTCATCGTCGGCCTGCTCGGGCGCTTCCTCATGCCCGGCAACAACCGCATGGGCTGTCTGCTGACCATCGTGCTGGGCATCGCCGGCGCGGTGTTCGCCGGCTGGTTCGGACGCGAGATGGGCTGGTACGCCGCCGGACAGCCGGCCGGGTTCATCGGTTCCATCGTCGGCGCGGTAGCCATCCTCGCGCTGCTGCGGCTGGTCAGTGGCGGCAACAAGCGTTGA
- a CDS encoding Succinyl-diaminopimelate desuccinylase — protein MDSAKLGQFLSDKWDNDIVPQLVDYIRIPNKSPMFDANWVANGYMGQAVALMENWAKAQEIPGLQVEVVQLEGRTPLIFLEIPASGTETGDDTVLLYGHLDKQPEMTGWDDDLGPWKPVLRGDKLYGRGGADDGYAIFGSLAAVLALQEQGLPHARCVILIEACEESGSYDLPAYVDHLAGRIGQPSLVVCLDSGCANYEQLWCTTSLRGLAGGNFTVKVLNEGVHSGDASGVVPSSFRLLRQLLSRIEDENTGRILLDGLHVDIPAERLDQAKRAAEVVDTAIFDKFPLVDDLKPMNGDLAELVLNRTWRPALSVTGIGGMPPLESAGNVLRPETAVKLSLRLPPTADGKKSGELLKEALLRDPPNGAKVTLELEKASTGWNAPAMAPWLEKAIDDASRAFFGKPAMYMGEGGSIPFMGMLGEKFPGAQFMITGVLGPHSNAHGPNEFLHIPMGKRVTACVSKVLLDHHAASLRGETSGSKVHADSGTRHGDHGCC, from the coding sequence ATGGACAGCGCCAAGCTCGGCCAATTTCTCAGTGACAAGTGGGACAACGACATCGTCCCGCAACTGGTCGATTACATCCGCATCCCCAACAAGTCGCCGATGTTCGATGCCAACTGGGTCGCCAATGGCTACATGGGCCAGGCCGTGGCGCTGATGGAGAACTGGGCGAAGGCGCAGGAGATTCCCGGCCTGCAGGTCGAGGTGGTGCAGTTGGAAGGGCGCACGCCGCTGATCTTCCTTGAAATCCCCGCCAGCGGCACGGAAACCGGCGACGACACCGTGCTGCTCTACGGCCACCTGGACAAGCAACCGGAAATGACCGGCTGGGACGACGACCTCGGCCCGTGGAAGCCGGTGCTGCGCGGCGACAAGCTGTATGGCCGCGGCGGCGCCGACGATGGCTACGCGATCTTCGGCTCGCTGGCCGCAGTGCTGGCGCTGCAGGAACAGGGCTTGCCGCACGCGCGCTGCGTGATCCTGATCGAGGCCTGCGAGGAGTCCGGTTCCTACGACCTGCCGGCCTACGTCGATCACCTGGCCGGGCGCATCGGCCAGCCGTCGCTGGTGGTGTGCCTGGATTCGGGCTGCGCCAACTACGAGCAGCTGTGGTGCACCACCTCGCTGCGCGGCCTGGCCGGCGGCAATTTCACCGTGAAGGTGCTCAACGAGGGCGTGCACTCCGGCGACGCCTCCGGCGTGGTGCCGTCGTCTTTCCGCCTGCTGCGCCAGCTGCTGTCGCGCATCGAGGACGAGAACACCGGGCGCATCCTGCTCGACGGCCTGCACGTGGATATCCCGGCCGAGCGCCTGGACCAGGCCAAGCGCGCCGCCGAAGTGGTCGATACCGCCATCTTCGACAAGTTCCCGCTGGTGGATGACCTGAAGCCGATGAACGGCGATCTGGCCGAGCTGGTGCTCAACCGCACCTGGCGCCCGGCGCTGTCGGTGACCGGCATTGGCGGCATGCCGCCGCTGGAATCGGCCGGCAACGTGCTGCGCCCGGAAACCGCGGTGAAGCTGTCGCTGCGCCTGCCGCCGACCGCCGACGGCAAGAAGAGCGGCGAGCTGCTGAAGGAAGCGCTGCTGCGCGATCCACCGAACGGCGCCAAGGTCACCCTGGAGCTGGAAAAAGCCTCCACCGGCTGGAACGCGCCGGCGATGGCGCCGTGGCTGGAGAAGGCCATCGACGACGCCAGCCGGGCATTCTTCGGCAAGCCGGCGATGTACATGGGCGAAGGCGGCTCGATCCCGTTCATGGGCATGCTCGGCGAGAAGTTCCCCGGCGCGCAGTTCATGATCACCGGCGTGCTCGGCCCGCATTCCAACGCGCATGGCCCGAACGAGTTCCTGCACATCCCGATGGGCAAGCGCGTCACCGCCTGCGTGTCCAAGGTGCTGCTCGACCACCACGCGGCCAGCCTGCGCGGCGAGACCAGCGGCTCCAAGGTGCATGCCGACAGCGGCACCCGCCACGGCGACCACGGCTGCTGCTGA
- a CDS encoding Aminoglycoside phosphotransferase has product MTPDPSSDPQRAQQRLRWARTALGDAAATLERASVDAGFRSYWRTQGAGPSHIVMDSPPDREDVRPWLRIHDLFERHGVRVPHIEQRDVDNGFLLLEDLGGPTLAMVLDEANADAHFDAAIDQLLAMQRIPAPEGIGEFGEALLLRDAGLFEEWFLGRHLGISLDCGESDKLELAQRRLMDNAHAQARVLVHRDFMPRNLMPVDGGPAVLDFQDTVLGPVAYDAVSLFKDAFLSWPLARVDGWLARYHQRAQAAGIPVPPLQRFLRDADWLGVQRHLKILGIFARLHYRDGKSKYIADVPRFIAYLDEVLPRHPQLASLAELLETRIKPALAAKAAAA; this is encoded by the coding sequence ATGACTCCCGATCCTTCTTCCGACCCACAGCGTGCGCAACAGCGCCTGCGCTGGGCGCGCACCGCATTGGGCGATGCCGCCGCCACGCTCGAACGCGCCTCCGTCGATGCCGGCTTCCGCAGCTACTGGCGCACGCAGGGCGCGGGCCCCAGCCACATCGTGATGGATTCGCCGCCGGACAGGGAAGACGTGCGGCCGTGGCTGCGCATCCATGACCTGTTCGAGCGCCACGGCGTGCGCGTGCCGCATATCGAGCAGCGCGACGTCGACAATGGCTTCCTGCTGCTGGAAGACCTCGGCGGGCCGACGCTGGCGATGGTGCTGGACGAGGCCAACGCCGACGCGCACTTCGATGCCGCCATCGACCAGTTGCTGGCGATGCAGCGGATTCCCGCGCCGGAAGGCATCGGCGAGTTCGGCGAGGCGCTGCTGCTGCGCGATGCCGGGCTGTTCGAGGAATGGTTCCTTGGCCGCCACCTCGGCATCAGCCTGGATTGCGGCGAATCGGACAAGCTGGAGTTGGCGCAGCGGCGGCTGATGGACAACGCCCATGCGCAGGCCAGAGTGCTGGTGCACCGCGACTTCATGCCGCGCAACCTGATGCCGGTGGATGGCGGCCCGGCGGTGCTGGATTTCCAGGACACGGTGCTCGGCCCGGTCGCCTACGACGCGGTGAGCCTGTTCAAGGACGCCTTCCTGAGCTGGCCGCTGGCGCGCGTGGACGGCTGGCTGGCCCGTTACCACCAGCGCGCGCAGGCCGCCGGCATCCCGGTGCCGCCGTTGCAGCGTTTCCTCCGCGACGCCGATTGGCTGGGCGTGCAGCGGCACCTGAAGATCCTCGGCATCTTCGCGCGCCTGCACTACCGCGACGGCAAATCGAAATACATCGCCGACGTGCCACGCTTCATCGCCTACCTAGACGAAGTGCTGCCGCGCCACCCGCAGCTGGCATCGCTGGCCGAGCTGCTGGAAACCCGCATCAAGCCCGCACTCGCGGCAAAGGCCGCCGCCGCATGA
- a CDS encoding Nucleotidyl transferase has protein sequence MKALIFAAGLGERMRPLTEHTPKPLLAAGGKPLIAWHLEKLAALGVREVVVNTAWLAGQFPAMLGDGSRWGLQLHFVHEGDTPLETGGGMLNALPLLGDAPFLAINGDIWCDVDFAGLPTKPQGEAHLLLVDNPAHHPEGDFILDADGRVHDAGAAPRLTFAGIGVYRPSLLAGWRQAVGDAGGADVAAPRFKLAPLLRAAMARDAVHGQHHRGRWTDVGTPQRLQALDAALPG, from the coding sequence ATGAAGGCGCTGATCTTCGCCGCCGGGCTGGGCGAGCGCATGCGCCCGCTCACCGAGCACACACCCAAGCCGCTGCTGGCGGCCGGCGGCAAGCCACTGATCGCGTGGCATCTGGAAAAGCTGGCCGCGCTCGGCGTGCGCGAGGTCGTGGTCAACACCGCGTGGCTGGCCGGTCAGTTCCCCGCCATGCTGGGCGACGGCAGCCGCTGGGGCCTGCAACTGCACTTCGTGCACGAAGGCGACACGCCGCTGGAAACCGGCGGCGGCATGCTCAACGCGTTGCCGTTGCTGGGCGACGCACCGTTTCTGGCGATCAACGGCGACATCTGGTGCGACGTCGATTTCGCAGGGCTGCCGACCAAACCGCAAGGCGAGGCGCACCTGCTGCTGGTGGACAACCCCGCGCACCACCCCGAAGGCGACTTCATCCTCGATGCCGACGGCCGCGTGCACGATGCCGGCGCCGCGCCACGGCTGACCTTTGCCGGCATTGGCGTGTATCGCCCGTCGTTGCTGGCCGGCTGGCGGCAGGCGGTCGGCGATGCCGGAGGCGCCGATGTCGCAGCTCCCCGCTTCAAGCTCGCCCCGCTGCTGCGCGCGGCGATGGCCCGCGATGCGGTGCACGGCCAGCATCATCGCGGGCGCTGGACCGACGTGGGCACGCCGCAGCGGTTGCAGGCGCTGGATGCCGCGTTGCCGGGATAA
- the yhiP gene encoding Di-tripeptide transporter, which translates to MSAAAPNSASTPAPVPAFNDLLGHPRPLWMLFMTEFWERFAFYGIRWALTLYIVSQFFGGEGAGEAPANRLYGAYLALVYASALFGGFVADRLIGYQRSILIGAAVMSLGLFLIAIPDERVFRIGLATVIAGNGLFKPNISTMVGQLYGLNDSRRDSGFTIFYMGINAGAFIAPILTGILADKVFGTEAMPAYKYVFIASGVGMLISLVWFWIGRRQLGSVGAAPAGAGLGRTLAVLVGTLVAVPVAYGLLTIDAGILGWILGALFVALCVSILVEGIREGKVARDRALAMLIIFVFNVLFFMFFEQAGSSFNFLAQNIVERDFGGWTFPVGWFQSVNSIAILTLGPVFVWLWVALGKNNPSIPRKFGLGLIFNGLAFALLMYALSSLVDPETLKVPFWTLFMVYVIQTVGELCLSPIGLSMTTKLAPVKVVGLAMGGWFLSTAIGNNLSGIFAAVVSGESGMTVESALKGYTFGFWSLLGAGVLLFLIAPLVQKLMHGVK; encoded by the coding sequence ATGAGCGCTGCCGCGCCGAATTCCGCATCCACCCCGGCGCCCGTGCCGGCGTTCAACGACCTGCTCGGCCACCCGCGTCCGCTGTGGATGCTGTTCATGACCGAGTTCTGGGAGCGCTTCGCGTTCTACGGCATCCGCTGGGCGCTGACGCTGTACATCGTCTCGCAGTTCTTCGGTGGCGAGGGCGCCGGCGAGGCGCCGGCCAACCGGCTCTACGGTGCCTACCTGGCGCTGGTGTACGCCTCGGCGCTGTTCGGCGGCTTCGTCGCCGACCGCCTGATCGGCTACCAGCGCTCGATCCTGATCGGTGCGGCGGTGATGTCGCTGGGCCTGTTCCTGATCGCCATCCCGGACGAGCGGGTGTTCCGCATCGGTCTGGCCACGGTCATCGCCGGCAACGGCCTGTTCAAGCCCAACATCTCCACGATGGTGGGGCAGCTGTACGGGCTCAACGACAGCCGCCGCGACTCGGGCTTCACCATCTTCTACATGGGCATCAACGCCGGTGCCTTCATCGCCCCGATCCTGACCGGCATCCTCGCCGACAAGGTGTTCGGTACCGAAGCGATGCCGGCCTACAAGTACGTGTTCATCGCCTCCGGCGTCGGCATGCTGATCAGCCTGGTGTGGTTCTGGATCGGCCGCCGCCAGCTCGGCAGCGTCGGCGCGGCTCCGGCCGGCGCCGGGCTCGGCCGCACCCTGGCGGTGCTGGTCGGCACCCTGGTGGCGGTGCCGGTGGCCTACGGGCTGCTGACCATCGACGCCGGCATCCTCGGCTGGATCCTCGGCGCGCTGTTCGTGGCGCTGTGTGTCTCGATCCTGGTTGAGGGCATCCGCGAGGGCAAGGTGGCGCGCGACCGTGCCCTCGCCATGCTGATCATCTTCGTGTTCAACGTGCTGTTCTTCATGTTCTTCGAGCAGGCCGGCAGTTCGTTCAACTTCCTGGCGCAGAACATCGTCGAGCGCGACTTCGGTGGCTGGACGTTCCCGGTGGGCTGGTTCCAGTCGGTGAACTCCATCGCCATCCTCACCCTGGGCCCGGTGTTCGTGTGGCTGTGGGTGGCGCTGGGCAAGAACAACCCGTCGATCCCGCGCAAGTTCGGCCTCGGCTTGATCTTCAACGGCCTGGCGTTCGCGCTGCTGATGTACGCGCTGTCCTCGCTGGTCGATCCGGAGACGCTGAAGGTGCCGTTCTGGACCCTGTTCATGGTCTACGTGATCCAGACCGTCGGCGAGCTGTGCCTGTCGCCGATCGGCCTGTCGATGACCACCAAGCTGGCGCCGGTGAAGGTCGTCGGCCTGGCGATGGGCGGCTGGTTCCTGTCCACCGCCATCGGCAACAACCTGTCGGGCATCTTCGCCGCGGTGGTCAGCGGTGAAAGCGGCATGACGGTGGAATCCGCACTGAAGGGCTATACCTTCGGCTTCTGGTCGCTGCTGGGCGCGGGCGTGTTGTTGTTCCTGATCGCCCCGCTGGTGCAGAAGCTGATGCATGGCGTGAAGTGA
- the yxjC gene encoding Uncharacterized transporter YxjC, with the protein MSFLIVLAALCFLMYVAYRGHSVILFAPVAALGAVLLTDPSLVQPMFTGLFMDKMVGFLKLYFPVFLLGAVFGKLIEVSGFSKSIVRATIRLVGTQRAMLSIVLVCALLTYGGVSLFVVVFAVYPFAAELFRQSDIPKRLIPGTIALGAFTFTMDALPGTPQIQNIIPASFFGTTSWAAPVLGTIGAVVILILGISYLEWRRRVALANGEGYAGKDEELRNEPEPFHGDRLAHPLLAVLPLLLVGVANFLFTRWIPGFYGESQSFVPAVIGNPAPVVQEVSRVAAIWAVQGALLLGILSVIALAWKPVVAAFAEGTRSAIGGAMLASMNTASEYGFGAVIAALPGFLVVANALGSIPNPLVNEAISVTAMAGITGSASGGMSIALAAMADSFIANAQAAGIPMEVLHRVAAMASGGMDTLPHNGAVITVLAVTGLTHRQSYKDIFAITCIKTLAVFVIIGVYYATGLV; encoded by the coding sequence ATGTCGTTCCTGATCGTGTTGGCAGCCCTGTGCTTCCTGATGTACGTGGCCTACCGCGGCCACAGCGTGATCCTGTTCGCGCCGGTCGCCGCGCTCGGCGCGGTGCTGCTGACCGACCCGTCGCTGGTGCAGCCGATGTTCACCGGCCTGTTCATGGACAAGATGGTCGGCTTCCTGAAGCTGTATTTCCCGGTGTTCCTGCTCGGCGCGGTGTTCGGCAAGTTGATCGAGGTCTCCGGCTTCTCCAAGTCGATAGTGCGCGCCACCATCCGCCTGGTCGGCACGCAGCGGGCGATGCTGTCGATCGTGCTGGTCTGCGCGCTGCTCACCTATGGCGGCGTGTCGCTGTTCGTGGTGGTGTTCGCGGTATATCCGTTCGCCGCCGAACTGTTCCGCCAGAGCGACATCCCCAAGCGGCTGATCCCCGGCACCATCGCGCTGGGCGCGTTCACCTTCACGATGGACGCGCTGCCTGGCACGCCGCAGATCCAGAACATCATCCCGGCCTCGTTCTTCGGCACCACCAGCTGGGCCGCACCGGTACTGGGCACGATCGGCGCGGTGGTTATCCTGATCCTGGGCATCAGCTACCTCGAATGGCGCCGCCGCGTCGCGCTGGCCAACGGCGAGGGCTATGCCGGCAAGGACGAGGAACTGCGCAACGAGCCCGAGCCCTTCCACGGCGACAGACTTGCCCATCCGCTGCTGGCGGTGCTGCCACTGCTGCTGGTGGGCGTGGCCAACTTCCTGTTCACCCGCTGGATTCCGGGTTTCTACGGCGAAAGCCAGTCGTTCGTGCCGGCGGTGATCGGCAACCCGGCCCCGGTGGTGCAGGAGGTCTCCAGGGTCGCGGCGATCTGGGCGGTGCAGGGCGCGCTGCTCTTGGGCATCCTCAGCGTCATTGCGCTGGCCTGGAAGCCGGTGGTTGCCGCGTTCGCCGAAGGCACCCGGTCGGCGATCGGCGGCGCCATGCTGGCGTCGATGAACACCGCGTCGGAATATGGCTTCGGTGCGGTGATCGCCGCCCTGCCCGGCTTCCTGGTCGTGGCCAACGCACTGGGCTCGATCCCCAACCCGCTGGTCAACGAGGCCATCTCGGTCACCGCGATGGCCGGCATCACCGGCTCGGCCTCCGGTGGCATGAGCATCGCACTGGCGGCGATGGCCGACAGCTTCATCGCCAACGCGCAGGCCGCGGGCATCCCTATGGAGGTGCTGCATCGGGTGGCGGCGATGGCCTCCGGCGGCATGGACACCCTGCCGCACAATGGTGCGGTGATCACCGTGCTGGCCGTCACCGGCCTGACCCACCGCCAGTCCTACAAGGACATCTTCGCCATCACCTGCATCAAGACCCTGGCCGTGTTCGTGATCATCGGCGTGTACTACGCGACCGGGCTGGTCTGA
- the comEA gene encoding DNA transport competence protein — MKLFTVMLKSLVLTLLLAASAQATDKIDINTASAAELDQVLVNVGPAKAQAIVDHRQANGPFGSVEELALVKGIGLKTVERNRDLIEVRAGAAPTGRKPASTAVAKPVERR; from the coding sequence ATGAAGCTTTTCACCGTGATGCTGAAATCACTGGTCCTGACGTTGTTGTTGGCCGCATCGGCGCAAGCCACGGACAAGATCGACATCAACACCGCCAGCGCGGCGGAATTGGACCAGGTGCTGGTGAACGTCGGCCCCGCCAAGGCGCAGGCCATCGTCGATCACCGGCAGGCAAACGGGCCTTTCGGCAGCGTCGAGGAACTGGCACTGGTCAAGGGCATCGGCTTGAAGACGGTCGAACGGAATCGAGACCTGATCGAAGTGAGGGCCGGAGCCGCCCCCACCGGCAGGAAGCCCGCCTCGACGGCGGTGGCCAAACCGGTTGAAAGGCGCTGA
- a CDS encoding conserved exported hypothetical protein (Evidence 4 : Homologs of previously reported genes of unknown function), whose amino-acid sequence MSRCRMSQPTTAAATAPPVADAGTEAPGVAMPTVEALMDEAPAEADTPPRYRLPQAAVPPDLKLQAAVVRLVAQKERIDQLVREGLLDGLLPADWNGAPGNELRAFVAAVVPFASDSVRGETVAARVPLKYLLGQSQRWGKADVTEPNSLAAYLASDERASAGATDAAEVMLLGPLGLGWTQVGRARVGFLRAMGVDSLAARVTALPYPAPEQLALYQVQVAGRTQVWCVLDNRKLRALSAPSLTVPLLTAYGVAVPQAWPVSWPAPVEVEAELAGAAPGKTVVQVDLVRLVDKVRRSQAGEAWTSASLMQLHTWVPRWRFFLASFIGLPVALLMIAALALPGRIEAAAVAAALGFAGGAIAALAAPWVYIRRKYLS is encoded by the coding sequence GTGTCCCGGTGCCGCATGTCGCAGCCCACCACCGCCGCTGCCACTGCCCCTCCCGTCGCCGATGCCGGCACGGAGGCGCCCGGTGTCGCCATGCCGACGGTGGAAGCGCTGATGGACGAGGCCCCGGCGGAGGCGGACACCCCGCCCCGTTACCGGCTGCCGCAGGCGGCGGTGCCGCCGGACCTCAAGCTGCAGGCCGCCGTAGTGCGGCTGGTCGCGCAGAAGGAGCGGATCGACCAACTGGTACGTGAAGGCCTGCTGGACGGCCTGCTGCCGGCCGACTGGAACGGTGCGCCTGGCAACGAGTTGCGCGCGTTCGTCGCGGCGGTGGTGCCGTTCGCCTCCGACAGCGTGCGCGGTGAAACCGTCGCCGCGCGGGTGCCGCTGAAGTACCTGCTGGGACAGTCGCAGCGCTGGGGCAAGGCCGACGTCACCGAGCCGAACTCGCTGGCCGCCTACCTGGCCAGCGACGAGCGCGCCAGCGCCGGCGCCACCGATGCGGCCGAGGTGATGCTGCTGGGGCCGCTGGGGCTGGGCTGGACCCAGGTGGGGCGCGCCCGGGTCGGCTTCCTGCGTGCGATGGGCGTTGATTCGCTGGCCGCGCGGGTCACCGCGCTGCCCTATCCGGCGCCGGAGCAGCTGGCGCTGTACCAGGTGCAGGTGGCGGGCCGGACGCAGGTGTGGTGCGTGCTGGACAATCGCAAGCTGCGCGCGCTGTCGGCGCCATCGCTGACGGTGCCGCTGCTCACCGCCTACGGCGTCGCCGTACCGCAGGCATGGCCGGTCTCGTGGCCGGCGCCGGTGGAAGTGGAGGCCGAACTGGCCGGCGCCGCGCCGGGCAAGACCGTGGTGCAGGTGGATCTGGTGCGGCTGGTGGACAAGGTCCGCCGCAGCCAGGCCGGCGAAGCCTGGACCAGCGCCAGCCTGATGCAACTGCATACCTGGGTGCCGCGCTGGCGATTCTTCCTGGCCTCGTTCATCGGCCTGCCGGTGGCCCTGCTGATGATCGCCGCGCTGGCCCTGCCGGGTCGCATCGAAGCCGCCGCGGTGGCGGCGGCGCTGGGCTTTGCCGGCGGCGCCATCGCCGCGCTGGCCGCGCCGTGGGTCTACATCCGCCGCAAATACCTGAGCTGA
- a CDS encoding conserved exported hypothetical protein (Evidence 4 : Homologs of previously reported genes of unknown function): protein MKLRSGAVPLLLGAVLAGCSAPPAAPPEKAQPLDTTEQKMPVADISQPVASGNTPAAADIAAVAALNAQFDPARDPVADLETAKVEAQRGGKRIMLDVGGEWCSWCHLLDAFMEGDSEMRRFRDAHYVWMKVNYSEDNENAAFLSRFPAITGYPHLFVLDADGELLHSQFTGELEKGKGYDRAKFFAFLKEWAPAQTP from the coding sequence ATGAAGTTGCGTTCCGGGGCGGTGCCCCTGTTGCTGGGTGCGGTGCTGGCCGGTTGTTCGGCGCCACCGGCGGCGCCGCCGGAAAAGGCGCAGCCGCTGGACACCACCGAGCAGAAGATGCCGGTGGCCGACATCAGCCAGCCGGTCGCCTCGGGCAACACCCCGGCCGCGGCCGACATCGCCGCGGTGGCCGCGCTCAACGCGCAGTTCGACCCGGCGCGCGATCCGGTCGCCGACCTGGAAACGGCCAAGGTCGAGGCCCAGCGCGGCGGCAAGCGGATCATGCTCGACGTCGGCGGCGAGTGGTGCTCGTGGTGCCACCTGCTGGACGCCTTCATGGAGGGCGACTCGGAAATGCGCCGCTTCCGCGACGCCCACTACGTGTGGATGAAGGTCAATTACAGCGAGGACAACGAAAACGCCGCCTTCCTGTCGCGTTTTCCGGCCATCACCGGCTATCCGCACCTGTTCGTGCTCGATGCCGATGGTGAGCTGCTGCATTCGCAGTTCACCGGCGAGCTGGAGAAGGGCAAGGGCTACGACCGGGCGAAGTTCTTCGCGTTCCTGAAGGAGTGGGCGCCCGCGCAGACGCCCTGA